CGGCATATCCCCGTTGCGGTTTGCGCCAGCGAACCCCATCCGTCACCCGGAACAGCACGCAATCGCTGCCAGCCCCATAGGTGACAAACAGGATTCGCTCTCCAGGCTCCGCTTTCTCCAGCGCTTCCACCAGCATCAGCGGCGCCTGGGCCGTACCGCAGTTGCCAATCGCCTGCTCGTGGCCCGTCACCAGTTGCTCCGCAGAAAACCCGAGTGAACCGGCCAGCGATTTCTGGTAACGCTCCTGCGGTCCTGCCAGCACCAGCCAGCGGATGTCCTGAGGCGTCAAACCCGTTTTGGCAAAAAGGCCCTGCACCGCCTCCCTGACCATCGGCTGATATCCCGATTGAATGCCGAATCGCTCTTCCCAAGCGCGCAAAAACGGATCCGTCGCCGAACGCCACTGATCGGTAATCTCCTGCGTGACGCTGTGAAATGCCTCCACTGCAGCCAGCACGTCCTCGGCGCCAAACAGGAAAGCCGCCGCGCCATCACCCAGCAGCTTCTCAAACGCCCCCTGGGCGGCTCCCACACGGCAATCGGCGGTTGTCACCAGCGCCGTTTTCGCCCCAGCCCGCACGGCATCAAACGCCGACAGCATCGCTGTGGAAGCGGCGCGCAAGGAATCGGTGACATCAGCCGAGCGAATGCCCCGCTTCAGGTCAAGCGCCGCCGCAATCACTGCGGAAGAGGGTTTTTCCTTGTAAGGAGGTGTCGTGCTGGCAAAATAAAGGATATCCACATGCGGCAGGTCTTGTTCGGTCAGCGCGTCCATCGCCGCCTCGACAGCCATGGACAGGCTGTCTTCATCATGGCAAGCGACCGCTTTTTCACCGCTCCCACCTTTTTCACCGTATGCTTCTGCAATCCGTCTCTTTTCCAGTCGGCTGTACGGTAGATAGGCGCCGTACGCCACAATCCCAACCATCCTCATCCCTCCCGTATGATCCTTCTCCTGATACTTCTCAAAAAATTCATGGAAGTCAAACGCCATCCATCCAAGTTGTCAGACTTTCACATCGCCTGTCCAGTACTTCTCGCGCAACACCCGCTTGAGAATCTTGCCGGCCGGGTTGCGCGGAAGCTCTTGGACAAACTCCACACTCTTGGGCTTTTTGTAACTGGCCAGATGTTGCCGGCAATGGTCGATGATCATCTCCTCCGTCAACCCTGGATCCTTGGGAACGACAAACGCTTTCAGCGCCTCGCCCCATTTCTCGTCCGGCACGCCGATGACCACTGCCTCTTTGACGCCGGGATGCCGGTACAGCACGTCCTCAATCTCAGCCGGAAAGATGTTCACGCCCCCGCTAATCACCATATCCTTCTTGCGGTCGACGATGTAATAAAACCCGTTTTCGTCCTGCCGTCCCATATCTCCCACACTGACGTAATCGCCCCAAAAGACTTTTTTGGTCTCTTCCTCATCATGAAGATAACCTTTGAAATAATAGGGATTCTTGATAAAGATCTCGCCCACGTCACCGGTTTGGACCGGATTTCGGTCCTCATCCAGAATCAAAACCTCATTGAAAAGCACCGGTTTTCCGACGGACCGGGTGGTTCGCATCTGATCGACCGGCCGCAGGTTCAGGTTGATCCCCGTTTCCGTGGAACCGTAAAACTCGTTCAGACCGGCATCCGAAAAATATTGGATGATCCCTTCCTTGACACGGGTCGGCAGCGGCGATCCGGCGGAGATGAGCGTTTTCACCGACCTGACATCATAGCGGGCGCGCACGGCATCCGGCAATTGGAGGACCATGTTGTACATCGTCGGGGCCATAAACATGTTGGTGATCCGATATGTTTTGATATTTCTGATAACTTCCTCCGGATCAAATTCTTTCATGATGACAATCGTCCCGCCCAGCAACAGTTGTGCCAGACTGATCGAATGGGGTGCCGAGTGGCAAATTGGACCGGCCACCAGCTGGATGCCATCTTCTCCGACCCCGAACTCCACGCCGTAGACCAGAGCCAACATGCAGCGTGAACGGTGATCAACCATCGCACCCTTGGGTTTGCCCGTCGTCCCGGAAGTATACCCGATGTAGTAGAGATCGCTTTCTCCCACTTCGACCGCCGGATAGTGATCAGGTTGACTCTCCAACAGCGAAGGCAACGTGTACCATCCCGCATCTGCCCCTCCGTCCAGCGAACCCTCTTCTCCAAACAGCACCGCCTCCCGAATCGGCACCTCCTTTCGGAGCATGTGCACCGTATCCAGATAATCGCTTGTGAAAAAGATGCCCCGTGGCTTGCAGTGGCGAACGATGCTGAGGAACTCCGCTGGCGTCAGACGGTAGTTTAAAGGTGTGAAAGATACCCCGATTTTGGCCGAGCCCAGCATGATGACCGGGTGTTCCAAATGGTTCTTGGACAGGATGACGACACGCTCCCCCTTTTGGTAACCCAAGCGGAGAAGCGCTTGCGCCAGACGGTTGGAACGGCTGTTTAGCTCCGCATGGGTGTACAGGTTGCCTTGGTAAATCACGGCGGGCTTGTTCCGCATCTTGTTCGCCTGCATGGCGTACAATTGCCCGACATTCATACCATCCTCTCCTCGCCCAAACATTAACGAAGCAGAAAATGCAAAACGATCGCAAAAACAAGCATCGTCCCATAACCCATCAAACAAAAGCGCCAGTTCCACCCGACACTTGCCTGATAGTTGGAATATGCCGTTCCGCGAATCACCACCAACGTCGCGGCGGAAAATGGCGAAATGGACAAAGCGATTGACCAGCTGGCCAGAATGACAAAGGTAATCGTCAGCAAATGCAGCGGCAATGCGGCGTGAGGAAGCACCGCGGCATAAATGAGCGGCAACACGAGGGGGTGAATCCCCATGATCGGAAAGAGAATAATCGTCAGGCCGATCCATGCGATCAAACCCACCGGGTGATTCCCCGTCAATCCTTCCAGGATTTGCGGCAACACCTCGCCATAGCCGCTGGCCACAACGGCCCCGCCGAAAAATCCGGCATTCATAAATAGAAAGATTTCATTTTTAATTCTCGGCAGGACGCGGCGAAAATAAAGTCGCCAACCGGGGAGCAACCGGTGCCATTTCTTCAGGTATATGGTCCAAAGCACGGGAAAAAAGATGGAGACCAGCGAAACACTCAGCGTCATTTCCAGATGAAACCATTCATGGATGCCGATCGTAATGGCAATCAGCAGGATCAGGATGATCACCAGTTCCACGATCTTGGCATCCCATTTCCGCAAATGACCGTCAGCCGTTGGCGCCAGTTCCTGCGTCACCCGCTGTCCGTTCGAAGCGGTTGACGGTTCCCTGAAAAGCTCACCTTCCCCTTGGACAATCCGTCTGTACTCCATCAGGCAACTGACCGCAAAAACCGTCAGCGCAAATCCCAGGGTAATCGGAGCGATCGTCGGCCAAGATACGTTCAACAACGACAGGACGAGAATCACCGTCCCGAAATAGGGAGTCCAGCTCAGGGACAATCCGTAGGTTCGGGAGAGGGACATGTATAACGCCTGTTCAGCCGAAGGCGTCAAGGAACGGGGAGTCACATCCTTGATCATGGTTATCGCCGCCAGGTTGAGAACCGGACTGAACATCAGGGAGAGTCCCCCGGAAAGGAGATACAAACGAAAACGATTGGTCACGTGCCTGTGGTACAACCGGGACAGGTGCCGGGTATAGTGGCCGTATTTGAGCGGCATCCCGAGCAACGGAACCAGGACAAACAGCATGAGCAAATTCATATTCTGACTGTACGCCCGAATCCACTGTTCCAAGGGAGCCCCCGACAAGAAGAGCAGAACAGCTCCCAAAAAAAACAGCATCAATCCCGTCGCGCGCGGCGGTCTGTCCAGCCATGGGATACAAAATCCCATCAGAACGGCAACAAACAGAGTAAGCAACCATCTGAGCTGCTCGTGGGCAAAAAAAAGGTTTGACAAAAGAAATGTGATGGCCACTGCGAGCAAGCACCAGTCAAGTACCTTGGGCAATACCGTTGTTCGTTTCATGTTTTTTCGCTTCTTTCCAGGATACGAAACTGTTTATATTCTAAAACAACTTTTCTTACAAGTCAATCATCCATATCTTTTAAATTCTCAATGCAATAAAAAGAAAAATGTGTTATGATATTTCAGGGCTTATTTCCCGGGAATTATTCGTATCAGGATATCAGCATGCAATCATGAAAGAAGGGTCGAGAATGGAACAGAAGGAAATCAAATGGCACACGGGTTGGCTCATCGTTGTTGTCTCGGCGATGATAACCTGTATTTCTGTCGGCATCCGTTTTTCAACGGGTCCCTTTTTTAAGCCCATCATGGCTGATTTGGACTTCTCGCGCGAGGAACTTTCCCTGATCATCGCGATCAGCCTGTTGGTCTACGGATTTGGCATGTCATTGGCCGGTGCGCTGGCGGATCGTTTCGGGACGCGAAGTGTCTTGGTATCCGGCGCGATTCTCGTCTCGGGGTCCATGCTCTGGACCGCCTTTACGCACTCGGCATTTCACTTTTTTGTGTCTTTTGGCATCCTCATGTCGCTGGGACTGGCCTTTACAAGCCAGGTCACGTTGACGCCTGTGGTCTCCAAATGGTTTACGCGTCACCGGGGTCTTGCCCTGACCATCCTGATTTCCGGCGCGATGGCCGGCATTGGCATCATGACGCCCGTCTCCACCTGGCTCATCCAGATCATGGGCTGGCGAGCTAGTTTCATCCTGCTTGCCATGGTGCTCCTTTTGCTGATCATCCCGGCAGCTTTGTTCATCATCCGGGATGAAGTGCCTGATGCATGGAAGGTTTATGAAGCAGGCGACACGACAAGGAAAACCGCCAATCCGTCCCGTTCATTTTCGATTGAGCGGTGGACAGCGGCCTTGCACACCTCTGCTTTCTGGCAACTGGCCTTTGGCATGTTCGTCTGTGGATTCAGCATGAACCTGCTCGGTTCGCATGGCGTGCCGATGTTGACAGACCACGGCTTCCACGAGATGGAAGCCTCGATGGGGATCGGCTTGATCGGCCTGGTGGCCATCGGCAGTTCCATCATCCTCGGCATGCTCTCCGATCACATATCGCGCAAGAATATCCTGGCCCTGATTTATCTGGTGCGGGGCATCGGGTTTTTCATGCTGGTGTCGGTATCCTCCCCGTTTGGCCTGTACGCCACCGCCATCATCGGCGGCCTGGTATGGGCGGGCAGCACTTCCATGTCATCCGCCATTCTCGGCGATCTCTACGGGATCAAATGGGTTGGCACGCTGTACGGACTGCTCTACCTGTCTCACCAGATCGGCGCTGCCATCGGCTCCTATCTTGGAGGTTGGGGTTATGAGACGACAGGTTCCCATTGGGTCTCCTTCGGTTCTGCAGGCGCGCTGCTGCTTCTCGCCAGCCTGGTCTCCTTCTTGATCCCCAAATCCATTGATTCGCTTCATCCCGCCACTGCCCATGTCAAAAAGGCAAACGCCTGACAGAAAAAATCCTGAAATACACTCCTTAAGATAAACCACCGGTTGGCTTTGAGCCAACCGGTTTTTGTATCCAAATGATTGAACGGGATTATTCGCCTGTAAACTGTGGCGGGCGCTTTTCGCGAAACGCCTGGATCCCTTCCTGATGATCCTTGGTCTGCCGCAATGCCGATTGGCCGTAATTTTCCAGTTCCAGCACTTGGTCGAGATCCAGGGTAACAGCCTGGTGGAGAATCGATTTGCTCAGTTTGTACGCCTGCAGGGGGCCTTTGGCCAATTCCTGCGCCAGTCCCTTGGCCGTTTCCAGACCCTGCCCCTGCGGTGCCAGCCGGTTGACAAACCCGTGCTGCAACCCCTCTTCGGCCGGAATCATGGCCCCTGTCCAAATCCACTCCTTGGCCTTCCAGGGGGAAACCGTCCGCAGCAGAAAATAATGCAATCCCAGGTCAGGGATAAGACCGATGTTTTTGAATGCAAGTCCAAACTTGGTCCCTTCCTCCGCCACGATCAAATCGCAGGCCAGCGCGAGGCTGAATCCCGCCCCTACAGCATACCCATGAACGGCAGCCACAATCGGCTTTTTCATTTGCGCCATCT
This genomic stretch from Bacillus thermozeamaize harbors:
- a CDS encoding 3-hydroxy-3-methylglutaryl CoA synthase; translation: MVGIVAYGAYLPYSRLEKRRIAEAYGEKGGSGEKAVACHDEDSLSMAVEAAMDALTEQDLPHVDILYFASTTPPYKEKPSSAVIAAALDLKRGIRSADVTDSLRAASTAMLSAFDAVRAGAKTALVTTADCRVGAAQGAFEKLLGDGAAAFLFGAEDVLAAVEAFHSVTQEITDQWRSATDPFLRAWEERFGIQSGYQPMVREAVQGLFAKTGLTPQDIRWLVLAGPQERYQKSLAGSLGFSAEQLVTGHEQAIGNCGTAQAPLMLVEALEKAEPGERILFVTYGAGSDCVLFRVTDGVRWRKPQRGYAGHLASKRNNILYTTYLKWKNMLPLEPGRRPEIPRPSAPAMLRNQPQILGGYGTRCTACGTPQYPRQRVCIECGAVDQMEPYRFVGKKARIVTYTSDYLTVSPDPPTTFVVVDFEGGGRMIAELVDYQLDGLHVGMEVEMTFRHLYEAGNIHNYTWKVRPKR
- a CDS encoding MFS transporter, with the translated sequence MEQKEIKWHTGWLIVVVSAMITCISVGIRFSTGPFFKPIMADLDFSREELSLIIAISLLVYGFGMSLAGALADRFGTRSVLVSGAILVSGSMLWTAFTHSAFHFFVSFGILMSLGLAFTSQVTLTPVVSKWFTRHRGLALTILISGAMAGIGIMTPVSTWLIQIMGWRASFILLAMVLLLLIIPAALFIIRDEVPDAWKVYEAGDTTRKTANPSRSFSIERWTAALHTSAFWQLAFGMFVCGFSMNLLGSHGVPMLTDHGFHEMEASMGIGLIGLVAIGSSIILGMLSDHISRKNILALIYLVRGIGFFMLVSVSSPFGLYATAIIGGLVWAGSTSMSSAILGDLYGIKWVGTLYGLLYLSHQIGAAIGSYLGGWGYETTGSHWVSFGSAGALLLLASLVSFLIPKSIDSLHPATAHVKKANA